The sequence below is a genomic window from Macaca nemestrina isolate mMacNem1 chromosome 13, mMacNem.hap1, whole genome shotgun sequence.
GAGAGATGACCTGCGGGAAGACAGGTGTAGCGATCGGGCTCTAGGCAAGCGGGACCGACTGCTGCGGAGGGGTCCCAGCGAGGCTGCCGCCCACCCCGGGAGGCGGGCGTGCGGGAGCTGCGGTGCAGTGAGCCTCGGCAGCGCGGCGGACCTGCCTCGGGGGCGCCCCTCCCGGCTTCGGGGGCTCCCGGACCCTCGGCGCCTCCTGCAGTACTGAGCGCCGCCAGCAGAGGCCGCCGCAGTCCCGGCCCGGCCGAGGCCGCCCCGCACTCCGGGGCCAGCGCCCGCCAGTCTCGGAGCAAAGGTCTGCAGCGGGGCTGGCGGGTGCCGTCTGCAGCGGGGCAGCCTCCACGTCCCACCCAGCAGCCAGTCAGGCCTGTCCACAAAGCTCCTGCTCTGTGCCCGCGCAGTACAGTGGGGGAGACATTGCTAATTGGGGGGCGCTCCCAGAGGGGAGTCTCCGCGGCGAGTGGCGGTGGAGGGGCCCAGGCACACCGTCTCCAGCCGCGATACCTGGGCTGAACCTCAGCCTGTCACCTCATGCCTAGTAAGCTGAACCAGCTGCGTCACCGtcgtgtgcctcagtttccccacgtGTGTAATGGAAATGATGACAATCAACAGGACCTTTTGGAGGAGTTGCCATGAGGACTACCGGGTAAGTTCTGGACTTAGAACGGTAGCATtccgggccaggcgcggtggctcacgcctgtaatcccagcactttgggaagccgaagcgagtggatcacgaggtcaagagatcgagaccatcctggccagcatggtgaaaccccatctctactaaaaatacaaaaatcagctgggcgtagtggAGCGcaccatagtcccagctacttgggaggctgagacagcagaattgcttgaacccgggaggcagaggttgcagtaagccgagatcgcaccactgcactccagtctgggcgacagagggagactccatctcaaaaaaaaaaaaaaaaaaaaaaaaaaaagaacgggaGCATTGTGCAGGggagaaaaagtagaaaactaGAATCTTTCCTCACCCATTGCTGGGTTCATGGCTAGgacccctataacaaaagacaggtcaacaagagaaaagcacacaaatttagttcatgtaaattttacatgacacagggaccttcagaaatgaagacccaaagaaatggGGACATGTATTTTTATGCGTTGGTTTCATGAAGAGTGGGCATTGTGGAGAAGTGATTGGCTAAATTAGGGGGAAGGGGTAATAAACTGGGGAGAGTTGGCCAGgcctgttcagattcttctctctgtccctgtgtcttcagagGTAAGGATGGGCCTTATGGCCTCATGGTCCTACTTCAGGGGATTTGGGCGAAAGGAAGGTGAGTGaggccttcctgcttctgctgttttctcaaatgccaaggtgccatatttcGGGGTGGTATGTCCTGAACCCTGGCAGTGTGTTCAATAAACAAACATGGAGTGTGTGGCAGGCATGCCTGTCCCCTGGATGTGAGGCTTTATGCAGGCTTTAGCTCCTCAGAATGaccccctctgccccccagaTGCCTCATGGCCCAAGGTCCCTCTGATGCGACTACACCACCCCAGCCTGCTGGCTTTGGGTGGCCTGAGGGCCGTAGCTTGCCAGGTAACTTTCCAGACAGTCTGAGGTTCAGAGGTGAATTCCCTGATAAGATGCCATACATACCTCTCATGAGAGTGTGATTTATTAACAAGGTGCACGACTCCAGCCCTCTGGGGAACCACCCAAGGCAGCCCGCACTAAGGTGGAGCACGCACCGGGCGCTAGCCATCCCTTAGGCGAGCAGTCACTGACTGTGGCCTTCATCTGGGGTCTTGGGAGGGGCTTAGCCCACAGGTTGAGGGTCAGGGCACTCACAAGGCTCCAAACCCACCAGGCCCTTGCCACCTAAAGTGGGGTCCActtggccaggtgccgtggctcgtgcctgtaatctcagcacttggggatgctgagatgggaggactgcttgaggccaggagtttgagaccagcctgggccacatagctaGACCTGTCTTCACAATatcaaaaatattagctgggcatggtggggtgcacctgtggtcccagctactcagggtgctgaggtgggaggatcgcttgagcttgggagtttgaggttgtagtgagccatgatcacaccactacactctagcctgaatGACAGTGAGACCtcgcctggaaaaaaaaaaaaaaaaaaaaagtcgagtCCACATATCTCAGTTAGGGCCCCAGGCTTTCTGAgtcaatctgcattttaacaagatccctaggAGATTTGAGAGTATGTTGCAATGAGAGTGAGAAGCACTAGGTTAGAGTAAGccaccttccctccctcactctAGGTTAGAGTGAGCCTCCTTCGCCTCAGTTTTCCTAACCTAAATAAAAATCGAGGGGCTAGAATACCTTTGGCTTCTTTTCCAGTGCTAACACATTGGGAGCTAGACCTTTGGTGTGACCATCTGTAGGGCTATCAGttcctctcctcttctgtctGCTTTACCCCTCCTCTCTGTTGGAGGTGCACAATTTCGCAGGTCCTGGGATACAGCACATGTAATTCAATCTGCTTCAACAACATAGATTGAGTTCCTTCTGTGTACCAGGGTCTGCAGCAATGGATCTCCACCCTGGCTGtatattagaatcatctgggtTGCTCTGTAAACTCCCGATGCCTGGGTTCCACCCCAGGCCAGTGGAACTGGAGTCTTTGGGGGCGAGGCTGGGCATAGGTATTTATTAACATGCTTGGACCATTACAATGCACAGCCAGCTTGAGATTGGTCAGAAGTGAGAAACAAGGCTACTGTAAGACCTACCCAGGCCTGTCCCCCATTCCTGCTTCCTTCTCTTAGGCCGGCCAGCTCCAGCAGGTCGGGCTGCAAGTCAGGAGAAATCACTGGGAAATCCCCTGGATATAGTAACACATGACAGCACCATCGAATTAATCATCAACCTTGTAACGTGATCTCTGGCCCATAAAAACCAGACCTGCTGAATCTTTGGTAAACTGTCCACTAGACTTCTCCAGGCAGTTCCTTCTAGACCTGGGGACCTACGCCCGAGGACCTTAGACTGATGGGTGCTCAGCTCTGCTTCGAGGCCAGTGAGTAGACCTCCTGCGAGCCCTGAGCTTGGTCTCTGGACTGGGGGTACAGGTAGTGGAGGGGTGCTCTGTGTTATTGCTGGAGTAGAGATGTGGCCATTGTAAAGTTTAGGGGGCTGGTGGGGTCCCCGTTCTGCCGAGTTGAGCTGTGGGCAAGTCACTTtgtccctgagcctcagtttctacatctcCAGGCTGGAGACAATGCCTGCTGGCTTACGGGGATCTTTGTAAGATCAAACACACAAATCAAAAGGGTGATAGGCCCAAAGCTTCTCTGCGAGCCTCACCTGAGGCCACAGGTGTCCACGAGTGGAAGGGCCATGTGCAGGGGAGATAGAGGACCTGGTCTTTTAGCACCAGTGATTGGAGTTGGGCATCTCTGGACCTGCCCTCCCAGGTAAAGAGCTGGGAGCCTGGGCTCAGGGCCTTTGGTTCCCTGGTGGGCACCATGGGTTCACAGACTGGTAGTTGGCTGTGCCAAGAGCTACTGCTGCTGTCACAGTAATGTTGCTTGGCAGGGAAATGACAGGCCTGAAAGGAGGTGGCGTGGGAGTGCAGCGGCCAGGAGCAGGGCTGGGATCCCCCACTTTCTGGCTGCAAAAACACAGATGACTAGCACAGCCTTCTCGAGCTCTGAGGGCTTCCCCCGAGGCGGGGTGAGGAGAAAAAGAGTCTGCAAAGTGCCTGTGGGTGCCTGACACCCTGAAAGGCTTGACGCCTGGAGGAGTGGTGAGGATGGAGATCCCTGGAGGCTCTCGCTGAGCAAGGGGCCGCCCCTGCCCCACTCAGATTCCAAGACCCTGGAGAATCTAGACTCTGAGTCTACCTGTCCCGGAGTAGAGATACCCCAGAGGCCCTGCTTTGCGGCAGGCAGTCCATCCCCTCAGCAGTGGGGACCCCGGGGCGGGTGGAGTAATTGGAGAGATCCCCCATGGGCAGGGCACTCAGCTTCTCTGAGCTCAGGATCCTGCCTGAAAATAGAACCCATAGAAAGAGCGGCCGCctcagcttgcagtgagctgagatccggccactgcactccagcctgggcgacagagcgagactccgtctcaaaaaaaaaaaaaaaaaaaaaaaaaagaaagagcggCCGCCTCTAGGTGTGAGGGTGCTTGGGCACCAGGGTGATCTGAACCCTGTGCCAGCCCAGCCACTGGGGACAGGTCTGCTTGGAGAGCCgcctctgcccacctctgccactCTCCACCCTGGGAGTGAGGTGTCCCGGGCTGCCCAGGTCAAAGTGTGGGAGGATCCCTGCAGGCCTCgtgggaggaggcaggtggagtGGAGGTGGCGATCACACCCGTCAGGCCGCCCCGACCCCGCTCCAGGCCCAGGCACAGAGCCCTGTGTGAGGTAGGTGGACATGGTCCTGCGGGCCCTTGCCGGGCTGGCGGGGCGAGGCTGGGTTTCAGCCCCACTCGGCCTTGGTGGTGCACAGTGAATAGCTGACATGACCATGCAGACAGACCGAGTCTTCATAGATGAGAGGCTGTGCCCTAAGGGACCTTTTGCTGCCCTGCCAGGTCCCAGGGAGCTGCCCGAGGTAGGGGGCAGAGCCTGAGTGAGCAGCACAGAGGAGGCCGCTTAGGTGCCCTGGCTGCGGAGTGACCTGTGCAGCCACCGCATACCCTTGACACCCACCAGCCCTGGTGACATGAGGACTTAGCTCCACACAGGGCTGCTGAAAAGGCTCCTGAGGCAGGGATTGGGGAGCTTTGCAAACTGTCAAATTATTCTCCAGGGCAAGGCCTGCTTCTCAAGGGCTCCCAGGGCCTCGTGCAACCCTAAGGCCATTCCGGGGGAGTTCCCCTCCTCCCTGGACTGCCTCCAGCCAGCCAGTTCCCCACTTCATCCAGGAAGTGAATGGAGCAGTGAGGTCACCTCCCGTCCTccacccctccccgcccccagagCCAGTCCTGCGTGGAGCCAGCCTCTGTCCCTGGCACCTGCCTAGAGGGTGGGGTGGAAACTCCATCCCCGACCAGGACGGGCTCATCTCTGCTGGTTCCCATCTAAGCCCATGGCACTGAGCGTGACAGGGCTCCAGCTCCCCTGACCCCAGAGTTTCCTCTTTCCCTGTAGGGGCTGCACTGGGTGAGGCTGGGAGAACTCCTCATTGACGCTAGTTCTGCCCCTGATTGCTGTGGGCCGGGGCCAGCCACTTGCCCACCGTGTGCCTCTTAGGATGGCAGCAGGATTGGGTGTGGCAGTTTGTAGAGAGGGCTCGGATGCCGGCCACCATCTCTGGCACTGCCCCTCATCGAGGGCCATTGCTCCAGGCTCTTGCCAGGCCCACTCCAGAGCTTCTCTCTAGTTCCCACCTCAGGGATGGGCAGTGACGCAGCCAAAGGGCTGGCCTCTGCCCTCCTAGACTGTGGCTGGTTGTGCCAAGAGCCCCTGCTTGCCCTGGCACCCCCAGCCCCGTGCCTGGCCAGGTAGGCAGTGAACAGGACTCCAGACAGGTGTCCCGAGACGCCTGGCCTTGCTGGACATGCACCTCACTGCTGTCTGTGGGTGAGGAGGCCGGGCCCTGGAGGACAGTGACCTGCCTGGGCCAGCAGCAGGGCAGGTCTGGAATGGGGGTGTTAACCATGGCACAGCCGGGGTCCCACAGCCCTCCATGGAGCAGCCTCAACCATGGGCACAAGGCCAGGTTCACTGATGTCAGGGTCCCCAGCTTGGCTGCAGCTCTCCATGCGTGCTGGCTCTGGGACTTCTCCTTGCCTAGGTGCAGCCTTGAGGCACGGGGAGCTGGGCAGGCCTGCTGGGATTCACGGGGAGGGATGAGTGCATCGAGGGAAGGCACGGGTGGGGCACGGGTGAGGGGTGAATGCAGATACACAGGTCTCTGTTAGAGTCCCAAGGCCATGGTGAGCACTGGTCCCTAATGCCAGGGAAAGGTCACTGCAGGTAGGCTTACCTTTGGCCTGTGGAAGTCAGGGACAAAGTCACTGTCACTGCAAAGGTGTCCTGGTGCCTGACCAGATGGAACCTCCTGGCCCTGGGCTCCGCTAGAGGGTGGAAACCTGTGTGTGGTCAGAGTGCCTGCCTTGCCGGGGGAGTGTGACCTGATCTGGGAGGGGAGTGGCCTTGCTCCTTAGGCTGGGGTCTGGCTTAAGTTCTGATTGAATTCACCTTTTATTTTCAACAGCAAACAGCCGGCcagcctccctcccccagcccagaaAGCGCAGGGCCAGGAAGGGAGGGGCAAGGCTGGCTAAGGCAGTTCTGCGGTAGGAATCCCCACGAGCTTCCTGCAGGCTGAGTGGAGAGGAAGGGCTGCCCAGTGAGGTGCTTTCCACTCCTGACCACCAGGCAGAGTCCTGCGGGAAGTCCCCTGGTTTCAGAGCCAGGCTTGACCTCACCCAGGATTCTGAGGGACTAACCTGGGACTCCCTCTCCAGCCTGCACCCATACCATGTGAGGAGCAGCCAGGCCCCTTTCTCTCCCAGGACAAGGACATCACCATTGCTGGGGGCCGTGGTTTTCACAAGTGATGCAGTTCCCCGTGGGAAAACGGGAGAGACAAGCAGAGAGGGAATAGCAGATGGCCTCCTGGAGCAGACCACAGTCAGCAGATCTGTCTGTCTCCTCTTCCGTCATTTTTAGGTGcatatagaataaataaatgtatgggctgggtgcagtggctcatgcctgtaatcctagcgctttgggaggcagaggcgggaggatcacttgaggccaggagttcaagaccagccagggcaacacagcaagacctcatctctgaaaacaaaacagaacagaacaaaacaaaacaaaagaaaacaaaaaaaccatctATAACAAACGTATAGATATTTATGCCTGACTAACCCTACTCTTTCTCTTGAACAATAATAACCATTACTAGATTGGTCGCAGGCAGAGCACAAATAGACATCAGTTCCTACAGTTTTCACAACATCTCTGCAGGAACAGAGAGGTGGAAATTGTCCCTAGGGAAAGGTCGAGGTGGCTCTCAGGTGTGAGGGACTCTGGGATACTGGGGGGCTCTCTGGGGAGCTGGTGGGTCCAGACCCGGCCAGCACTGACACTCCCCGTCCTCAACCCACAGACGCCAAGGCGCCCCGGGAGGCACTTCGCTTCCATGCCGAGACCAAGGGCGCGCAGGTGCGTCTGGACACGCGTGGCTGCACCGCGCACAGGCGCGCCACGTTCCACGACGGCATCGTGTTCAGCCAGCGGCCCGTGCGCCTGGGCGAGCCCGTGGCGCTGCGCCTTCTACGGGAGGAGAGCGGCTGGTGCGGCGGCCTCCGCGTGGGCTTCACGCGCCTGGACCCCGCGTGCGTGTCCGTGCCCAGCCTGCCGCCCTTCCTGTGCCCCGACCTGGAGGAGCAGAGCCCGACGTGGGCGGCCGTACTGCCTGAGGGCTGCGCGCTCGTGGGGGACGTGGTCCGCTTCTGGGTGGACCGCCGCGGCCGCCTCTTCGCCAAGGTCAACGCCGGCTGCAGGTTCCTGCTGCGCGAGGGTGTGCCCGTGGGCGCCCCGCTCTGGGCCGTGATGGACGTGTACGGGACCACCAAGGCCATCGAGCTGCTGGGTGAGGCGACCGTGGGGACCCCGCAGGGGAGGTGGGGCGATGGGGGCTCCAGGGGCACCCCACACCGATCCAGAGCCACAGGAAGAACGTTCACATTCAGTTATTCCGTCAGGCCCTGCCCAGTGTTAGCTGTGAAGATGGGCACTGGAGACACCAGATAGACAAGGCCCAGTGGTAGGGAGGGCAGTGTTGTCCCTAAAGAATGACAAGCAGATAGGCCCAGCATTCCCGCCATCCGTTAACCAAAACACCTGTTAGAGTGCCCACCTCCTTTCGCAAAGGAGGAAACATTTGGGCTGGGCTTCTCAGCCTAAATAGGAGTTCACTAGAGACAAAGGTGGCAAGCAAAGGGAACACACAGGTGAGGCTAGAGGTGTGCATGGAGAGTGCCCGCAGGGAGAAAGCTGAGTCTCTCAGTCAGTGGGTGGGGAAAGGAGAGCCATCCCTCTAGCCACCCAAGAAGAAAGTGGATTTCAGGGGAGCACAGAGAGGCAGTAATACCCATAACAAGAAACATTGGCATTCCTGGGCTGGGCGGTGGTCCAATCCCCACTTCGCACCAGCAAATTTGTTAAAACCATTTGTCACAGCTGCCAGCGCCTCACACCTGAAGCGCGTGATTTGCTGGGTCTGGGGTGGAGCCCTGAACCTGTGTTTGTCCAGGGTCTTGGGAGATGTTGACGCCCATCTGGGTTGGGAATGTGGCTAGGCCAAGGGGCTCCACTCAGGTAGTGGCTGGAGGGCAAAGAAGAGGGGCCTGAAGGAAGGTGGCTCAGGAGGAAGAATCTCCAGCCCCAAGGATTCTTGGATTCTCAGCTGGGTTAAGCTGGGGAAGGGATGGCCAGGACAGGGTCTTAAACTTTGGGGATGGGGGCTCAGCATTGTAACCCAGGGAAGAAAGGAGACTGGACACTTTGCTGCGGGGCCAGGAGCAGGGATGGGGGCACTTGGGCTTGCCGTCCTGGGCCtgagtttctctctctccctcagatCCCACAGCCAGCCGGCTCCCAACAGCCATGCCGTGGGACCTCAGCAACAAGGCTGTGGCTGAGCCCAAAGGTGAGTGCCTTCCCAAGCAGCAGGGACTCCCCAGGAATCCAGCAcctgggagaggagggagaaggccCATGTCCTGGTTGTTCATTCAAGTCTCTCTCAGGCTTTGGGCCAAAAGATTTGGCTCTGCCTACTGGAAACCTAAAAGCAACCTGGCATCTCTGCCTTTGAGAGCGTTGGCCTACTCTGTGAGCTAGAAGAGCACTTTTATGAACAGACAGCGTTATTCTTGCTTTAAAAAGTCATCCACATTCATTGTAAATGCTTTGCCGatggaaataaagatgaaaggataggtggggtgcagtggctcacacctgtaatccctatactttgggaggccgaggcaggaggatcgcttgagcccaggagtttgagaccagcctgggcaacatggcgaaaccctgtctctacaaaaagtacaaaaattagccgaatgtggtggtggggcatgcctgtggtcccagctactcgggaggctgaggtggaaggatcgcttgagcccagctgactgaggctgcagcgagctgtgatcacaccactgcactccagcctgggtgacagtctcctgtctctaaaaagtaaaaaagattaaAGGATAAagaggaaagttaaaaaaaaaatcacccattaCCTCTTGGGTGGATTTTCTTCCAGTATTTTCGGTCATCGATATAGACATGTGTATATACAGGGACTTGTCTgtgctttgttttccttctctaaaTTGGAATTtgattatgtatgtgtgtgtgtgtgtgtgtgtatatatatatatatatatatgtttttttcttccccctttttttcACTTCATCACACTGTACGCATTTCCTCACGAGGTAACATTCTTCAAAATACAGCTACATGTTTCTCTGTCATTCTCTGTGGTCACATTGTGAGTGGGTTGCCCGCCCCTTCCCCCATGTGCCCTGACCTGTGTTGTTCCCTCTTCCAGCCACACCAGGAGAAGAGTGTGCCATCTGCTTCTATCACGCTGCCAACACCTGCCTTGTGCCCTGCGGCCACACATACTTCTGCAGATGCTGTGCCTGGCGGGTCTTCAGGGATACGGCCAAGTGCCCTGTGTGCCGCTGGCAGATCGAGGCGGTAGCCCCCACGCAGGGCCCTCCTGCTCTGAGGACTGAGGAAGGCTCGTGAGAGGAGGCTTCCCAGTATGAGTGGCAGCCCAGGCCTAGATCTGAGTCCGGTTCCTGCAGAGGAAGGAGGCGCAGCCCTACCTTCTTTCTAGGGAAGAGTCAGAAGGGCTGATTAGCAAGAGGTGCGGCAGAGAGGAAGTCAGGGAGGTGCTGTCTGCTCCCTCCACCTGTTTCGCAACAGGGGAGCAAGGAAAAA
It includes:
- the LOC105490038 gene encoding E3 ubiquitin-protein ligase NEURL3, which encodes MGAQLCFEANAKAPREALRFHAETKGAQVRLDTRGCTAHRRATFHDGIVFSQRPVRLGEPVALRLLREESGWCGGLRVGFTRLDPACVSVPSLPPFLCPDLEEQSPTWAAVLPEGCALVGDVVRFWVDRRGRLFAKVNAGCRFLLREGVPVGAPLWAVMDVYGTTKAIELLDPTASRLPTAMPWDLSNKAVAEPKATPGEECAICFYHAANTCLVPCGHTYFCRCCAWRVFRDTAKCPVCRWQIEAVAPTQGPPALRTEEGS